In the genome of Chryseobacterium oryzae, one region contains:
- a CDS encoding TonB-dependent siderophore receptor: MNKLLISASLLATVFTFAQENDSVKTNKIDEVVVQGYITRDRESVNKMPLKEIENPQVYNIVNKNVIKEQVVTNFNDALKNVTGITRLWESTGRGNDGGEYYTMRGFSLQPSLTNGMPSLTNGTLDLAGVETIEAIKGPSGTLYGGSVISYGGLINVITKKPYQYFGGEVNYVNGSYGLNRVSADVNAPLSKNLFARVNAAYQKQNTFQDAGFSESFYVAPSIKFIANDRLTFYVNTEIKKSESANAPMLFLNRYNPLTYYSIGVFKDNYKNSYTNDDLTINNTTFNLQATANYKISENWTSKTIVSRSITKTEGYYQYLWDQSNGKDFTRFIADVGGETNTTGIQQNFVGNLNFGSVKNKLLVGLDYFQRDFIQGGTGWIGYGTVNIVDQTDTNAGVLTKSSVSAALEGAGQKIGHAQAKIYSAYVSDVVNILPNLSAMLSLRVDHFTGRASAYATDDSKEQTTLSPKLGLVYQPIPDKVSVFGNYMNGFRNVDPSTVQITDNLGNVLSSELRYFDPEHANQWEVGTKANLAGDKFSITASYYSINVKNKVMGNGVNINQGGEVDSKGFEVSVLGSPIPGMNIIAGYSYNDSNVVKGDEGYPGHRTEDAGPKNLINFWGTYKIQEGSLKNFGIGFGGNSASRFYTLNRGEIGAFPLPSYIIMNSSLSYTEDRYSIILKLDNIANKKYFSGWSTVTPQRLRTLSLSLNYKF, from the coding sequence ATGAATAAACTTTTGATATCTGCTTCGTTATTGGCAACTGTATTTACTTTCGCTCAGGAAAACGATTCAGTTAAGACAAATAAAATTGACGAAGTTGTTGTACAAGGCTATATTACTCGCGATAGAGAGTCTGTAAACAAGATGCCTTTGAAAGAAATTGAAAATCCGCAAGTTTACAATATCGTTAATAAAAATGTTATCAAAGAACAGGTTGTAACTAACTTTAATGATGCATTAAAAAATGTGACCGGTATTACAAGACTATGGGAGTCTACAGGAAGAGGAAATGATGGAGGTGAATATTACACAATGAGAGGATTCTCTTTACAACCAAGTTTGACGAATGGAATGCCCTCTCTTACCAATGGAACTTTAGATCTTGCCGGAGTTGAAACCATCGAAGCAATTAAAGGTCCATCAGGAACACTTTATGGTGGAAGCGTAATTTCTTATGGTGGATTAATCAATGTAATTACTAAAAAACCTTATCAATATTTTGGAGGTGAGGTAAATTACGTTAACGGAAGTTACGGACTTAATAGAGTTTCAGCTGATGTAAACGCTCCTTTAAGCAAAAACTTATTTGCAAGAGTAAACGCTGCTTATCAAAAACAAAATACTTTTCAAGATGCTGGATTTAGCGAATCTTTTTATGTTGCACCTTCAATTAAATTTATTGCAAATGACAGACTTACATTCTATGTAAATACTGAAATTAAAAAAAGTGAGTCAGCAAATGCACCAATGCTTTTCTTGAATAGATATAATCCTCTTACTTATTATTCTATCGGTGTTTTCAAAGACAACTATAAAAATTCATACACCAATGATGATTTAACGATTAATAATACTACTTTCAATCTTCAGGCAACAGCAAATTATAAAATTTCAGAAAACTGGACTTCTAAAACAATTGTTTCACGAAGCATTACAAAAACAGAAGGTTATTATCAATATTTATGGGATCAGTCTAATGGAAAAGACTTTACAAGATTCATTGCTGATGTAGGTGGAGAAACCAACACCACAGGAATTCAGCAAAACTTTGTTGGTAATTTAAATTTCGGAAGTGTTAAAAATAAATTATTAGTTGGTTTAGATTATTTCCAAAGAGATTTTATTCAAGGAGGAACAGGATGGATTGGCTATGGAACAGTAAATATTGTTGATCAAACTGATACTAATGCAGGTGTACTAACAAAATCTTCTGTTTCTGCAGCTTTAGAAGGAGCTGGGCAAAAAATCGGCCACGCTCAAGCAAAAATATACAGTGCTTATGTTTCTGACGTGGTAAACATTTTGCCAAATTTATCTGCAATGTTAAGCTTAAGAGTAGATCATTTTACAGGTAGAGCAAGTGCATATGCTACTGATGATTCTAAAGAACAAACCACCTTGTCTCCAAAATTAGGATTAGTTTATCAACCAATTCCGGATAAAGTTTCTGTTTTTGGTAATTATATGAACGGATTCCGAAATGTAGATCCTTCTACAGTACAAATTACAGACAATCTTGGAAATGTATTAAGCAGTGAACTCCGTTATTTTGATCCAGAACATGCTAATCAATGGGAAGTTGGGACAAAAGCAAACTTAGCTGGTGATAAATTCTCTATTACTGCAAGTTATTACAGCATCAATGTTAAAAACAAAGTGATGGGTAATGGTGTCAATATAAATCAAGGAGGAGAAGTTGACAGTAAAGGGTTTGAAGTAAGTGTTTTAGGAAGTCCAATTCCTGGAATGAATATTATTGCAGGTTATAGCTATAACGACAGTAATGTTGTAAAAGGTGATGAAGGTTATCCAGGTCACAGAACAGAAGATGCAGGACCGAAGAATTTGATTAATTTTTGGGGAACATACAAAATACAGGAAGGCTCTTTAAAGAATTTCGGGATCGGTTTCGGAGGGAATTCTGCAAGCAGATTTTACACACTCAACAGAGGTGAAATCGGAGCATTTCCGCTTCCTAGCTACATTATTATGAATTCTTCTCTTTCATATACAGAAGACAGATACAGCATTATTTTAAAATTAGACAATATTGCTAATAAAAAATATTTCTCCGGTTGGTCTACTGTAACGCCTCAGAGATTAAGAACGTTATCTTTAAGTCTGAATTATAAATTCTAA
- a CDS encoding PepSY-associated TM helix domain-containing protein gives MKKKHHPKKKPGRFKKWTGKLHLWFGLSIGILIFIISITGALYVFKDEIENFTRKEVIYHNEKNIAQKKTLPIRVLEKAVEEQVPEKFKIHWVNVPIDKKMSYQFYWYEHDTHGTWNYFDEFPIYQSAYVNPYTGKVLEVIDEKNGFFQIIKSIHWSFLLKQDWGKYVVGIPVIIFIIMLISGIILWWPKNKAARKQRFSFHWKNVKSWKRKNYDLHNIFGFYASVFGLVFAITGLFYAFFAVQAMIYVIFSGGNTVYPDFSHITTKAPIEMRNETTLDKVMATVEKKYPQSYGYSIDLGHEHMDDHEHTNFSVFVKHLSYSYHKNSSLIFDENSGELLHTHNHEDKNLGEKAIAANYDVHVGSILGLPTKIIAFIVSLMCASLPVTGFLIWWGRRKKAKKTVSTNHN, from the coding sequence ATGAAGAAAAAACATCATCCAAAAAAGAAGCCCGGTAGATTTAAAAAATGGACAGGAAAACTGCATCTGTGGTTCGGTCTATCTATTGGCATTCTTATTTTTATTATTTCGATAACAGGAGCTCTGTATGTTTTCAAAGATGAAATAGAAAACTTTACCCGCAAAGAAGTAATTTATCATAACGAAAAAAACATAGCCCAAAAAAAGACGCTTCCTATTCGGGTATTAGAAAAAGCCGTTGAAGAGCAAGTTCCCGAAAAATTTAAAATACATTGGGTAAATGTTCCTATCGATAAAAAAATGTCTTATCAGTTTTACTGGTACGAACACGACACTCATGGGACATGGAATTATTTTGATGAATTCCCTATTTACCAATCGGCATACGTAAATCCTTATACTGGAAAAGTTTTAGAGGTTATTGATGAGAAAAACGGTTTTTTTCAAATCATAAAAAGCATCCATTGGAGTTTCTTGCTTAAGCAGGATTGGGGAAAATACGTTGTGGGAATTCCTGTAATTATCTTTATAATTATGCTTATTTCCGGAATTATATTGTGGTGGCCCAAGAACAAAGCCGCCCGAAAACAGAGATTTTCATTCCATTGGAAAAATGTTAAAAGCTGGAAAAGAAAAAATTATGATCTACACAATATTTTCGGATTTTACGCTTCCGTATTTGGTTTAGTTTTTGCGATTACCGGTCTTTTTTATGCGTTTTTTGCTGTACAGGCAATGATTTATGTTATATTCTCAGGAGGAAATACAGTATATCCGGATTTCTCGCACATTACTACAAAAGCACCCATCGAAATGCGTAACGAAACCACGCTCGACAAAGTAATGGCAACCGTAGAGAAAAAATATCCTCAATCGTATGGCTACTCAATAGATTTGGGACACGAGCACATGGACGATCATGAACATACAAACTTTTCGGTTTTTGTAAAACATTTATCGTATTCTTATCATAAAAACAGCAGTTTAATTTTTGATGAAAATTCAGGAGAGCTTCTCCACACCCATAATCATGAAGATAAGAATTTGGGAGAAAAAGCTATCGCCGCCAATTACGATGTACATGTAGGTTCTATTTTGGGTCTTCCTACTAAAATAATAGCTTTTATAGTAAGCTTAATGTGTGCATCACTTCCAGTAACAGGATTTCTAATTTGGTGGGGAAGACGTAAAAAAGCAAAAAAAACAGTGTCGACAAATCATAATTAA
- a CDS encoding ROK family protein — translation MSLVDLSKQVALGIDIGGTNTKFGLVNHRGEILIKGSIPTDRYATPEEFVDALYKEIQPMIENHCKNGVEGIGVGAPNANYYKGTIELAPNLPWKGIINFADLMSAKFNSPCKMTNDANAAALGEMMYGAARGMKDFIMITLGTGVGSGIVSGGHLIYGNDGFAGELGHTIVKPGGRKHWSTGSEGSLESYASATGIAITAKKMRAEFPDSMLNQYPEEEINSKTVHECAVKGDPVAIEVFRYTGQKLGEALANFVMFSSPEAILLFGGVIKAGDFILKPAKLHMERNLLPIFRNKVKLVFSELDEADAAILGASALVWEK, via the coding sequence ATGTCATTAGTAGATTTGTCTAAACAGGTTGCATTAGGTATCGACATCGGTGGAACCAATACTAAATTTGGTTTGGTTAACCACAGAGGTGAAATCTTAATAAAAGGATCTATACCCACAGATCGCTATGCTACTCCGGAAGAATTTGTAGATGCTCTTTATAAGGAAATTCAACCTATGATTGAAAATCATTGCAAAAATGGTGTTGAAGGAATTGGTGTAGGTGCTCCTAATGCCAATTATTATAAAGGAACCATAGAGCTTGCTCCCAATTTGCCTTGGAAAGGAATCATTAATTTCGCAGACCTCATGTCCGCTAAATTTAACAGCCCATGTAAAATGACCAATGATGCTAATGCCGCAGCTTTAGGTGAAATGATGTATGGTGCAGCAAGAGGAATGAAAGATTTTATCATGATTACTTTGGGAACCGGAGTTGGAAGCGGAATTGTTTCTGGAGGTCATTTAATCTACGGAAACGATGGTTTTGCCGGAGAATTAGGTCACACTATCGTAAAACCAGGCGGGAGAAAACATTGGAGTACCGGTTCTGAAGGAAGTTTAGAGTCTTATGCATCCGCTACCGGAATTGCAATCACCGCTAAAAAAATGAGAGCAGAATTTCCAGACTCCATGCTCAATCAGTATCCGGAAGAAGAAATAAACTCTAAAACAGTACACGAATGTGCCGTAAAAGGAGATCCAGTCGCTATTGAGGTCTTTAGATATACCGGACAGAAATTAGGTGAAGCATTGGCAAATTTTGTAATGTTTTCTTCACCTGAAGCCATTCTTTTGTTTGGTGGAGTCATCAAAGCCGGAGATTTCATCTTAAAACCTGCTAAACTTCACATGGAAAGAAACTTACTGCCTATTTTCAGAAATAAAGTAAAATTAGTTTTCAGTGAGCTTGATGAAGCAGACGCAGCCATTCTTGGAGCCAGTGCTCTGGTATGGGAAAAATAA
- a CDS encoding thioredoxin family protein, which translates to MSQKFLEVINSERPVLIDFFATWCQPCKVQSSVLNKVKENIGESARIMMLDVDQYPEIAAQVGVRRVPTLAVFKNGELLYKQSGVHDVNTLTDLLKQLSENI; encoded by the coding sequence ATGTCACAAAAATTTCTGGAAGTTATTAATTCTGAACGTCCTGTTCTTATCGATTTTTTTGCAACTTGGTGTCAACCGTGTAAGGTTCAGTCGTCGGTTCTGAATAAAGTAAAGGAAAATATTGGTGAATCTGCCAGAATTATGATGCTGGATGTAGATCAATATCCGGAAATTGCGGCACAAGTTGGTGTAAGGAGAGTTCCTACTCTGGCAGTTTTTAAAAATGGTGAACTTCTGTACAAGCAAAGCGGAGTACATGATGTGAATACCTTAACAGATCTTTTGAAACAGTTATCTGAAAATATATAA
- a CDS encoding MBL fold metallo-hydrolase, which translates to MKIEQIYTGCLAQGAYYIVSENEAAIIDPLREVKPYLDRLEKDKVTLKYIFETHFHADFVSGHLDLSKKTGAPIVYGPTAEPQFEAIIAEDNQIFEVGKIKIKILHTPGHTMESTTYLLIDENGVETAIFTGDTLFLGDVGRPDLAQKAGSVTQEDLAGILYDSLQNKIMPLDDSITVYPAHGAGSACGKNMQKETVDILGNQKRTNYALNQPDKESFVREVLEGLTAPPKYFGMNVAMNKGGYESLDEVMNKGLNPISAEDFEGFAEETGSLILDTRSPGDFYKEFIPNSINVGLKGDFAPWVGALVVDVKQPILLVSDEGTEEEVITRLSRVGFDNVLGYLKGGFIAWKNADKETDQVNRISSSEFAEVFNSQAKVIDVRKISEYSAEHIENAYNRPLDMISDWVSGIDNSEHFFLHCAGGYRSMIAASILNSHGIRNFTEIDGGFNGIKKTEKLPLTNFVCQSKTL; encoded by the coding sequence ATGAAGATTGAACAAATATATACAGGCTGTCTTGCTCAAGGTGCATATTATATTGTATCTGAAAATGAAGCGGCAATTATAGATCCGCTGAGAGAAGTAAAACCTTATCTTGACCGTCTGGAAAAAGATAAAGTAACCTTAAAATATATTTTTGAAACACATTTTCATGCAGATTTTGTTTCAGGACACTTAGATTTAAGCAAGAAAACGGGTGCACCGATTGTTTACGGACCAACCGCTGAACCTCAGTTTGAGGCAATTATAGCAGAAGATAATCAAATTTTTGAAGTTGGAAAAATAAAGATTAAGATTCTTCACACTCCAGGACATACCATGGAAAGTACAACCTATCTTCTTATTGACGAAAATGGCGTTGAAACAGCTATTTTTACCGGAGATACTTTGTTTTTAGGAGATGTAGGAAGACCAGATTTAGCCCAAAAAGCGGGAAGTGTAACTCAGGAAGATCTTGCAGGGATTTTATACGACAGTTTGCAGAATAAAATAATGCCTTTGGATGACAGTATTACTGTTTATCCTGCGCATGGTGCGGGTTCGGCTTGCGGAAAAAACATGCAGAAAGAAACGGTGGATATTTTGGGAAATCAGAAAAGAACAAATTATGCTCTAAATCAGCCAGATAAAGAATCTTTTGTGAGAGAAGTTTTAGAGGGTCTTACCGCACCGCCCAAATATTTCGGGATGAATGTTGCCATGAATAAAGGAGGTTATGAAAGTCTTGATGAAGTAATGAATAAAGGTTTAAATCCTATTTCAGCTGAAGATTTTGAAGGTTTTGCCGAAGAAACAGGTTCGTTGATTTTAGACACAAGAAGTCCGGGAGATTTTTACAAAGAATTTATTCCAAATTCAATTAATGTAGGTTTAAAAGGAGATTTTGCACCGTGGGTAGGTGCTTTGGTGGTAGATGTGAAGCAGCCTATATTGCTTGTATCTGATGAAGGAACGGAAGAAGAAGTTATTACAAGATTGAGTAGAGTAGGGTTTGATAATGTCTTGGGTTATTTGAAGGGTGGATTTATTGCGTGGAAAAATGCAGACAAAGAAACTGACCAAGTTAATAGAATTTCATCTTCTGAATTTGCTGAAGTATTTAACAGCCAAGCTAAAGTAATTGATGTAAGAAAAATTTCTGAATATTCTGCGGAGCATATCGAAAATGCCTATAACAGACCTTTAGATATGATTAGTGATTGGGTTTCGGGGATAGATAATTCTGAGCATTTCTTTCTTCACTGTGCAGGTGGATACAGAAGTATGATTGCAGCAAGTATCCTAAACTCTCACGGAATCAGAAATTTTACTGAAATTGATGGAGGTTTTAATGGAATTAAAAAAACAGAAAAACTACCATTAACTAATTTTGTATGTCAGTCTAAAACACTTTAA
- a CDS encoding helicase HerA-like domain-containing protein, with translation MADKTKFIEELSKRYTPSGDHIILGKGMLDGEVVIEVNVTIPLKTINRHGLIAGATGTGKTKTLQVFAEQLSHAGIPSLVLDIKGDFSGIAEAGKMNPIIEERYAKTQLPYNPQAFPVELMSISGEKGVKLRATVTEFGPILLSKILELNDTQQSIMSIVFKYCDDKGLPLIDLNDLKKVLQYVSDNPQGKSELAANYGSIAPASLGAILRSIVALEQQGASDFFGEPSFDVHDLLETRDGKGVVNILRVADIQNKPQLFSTFMLSLFAEIYMTFPEEGDSGRPKLVLFIDEAHLIFDESSKALVSQIETMVKLIRSKGVGIYFITQIPGDVPENVLSQLGLKIQHALRGFTAKDKKEISKAVENYPTTEFYNASELIQNLGIGEAFVTALDEKGIPTPLVQTYLISPESRMDVLSDSEISDLTSKSALVAKYENSVDRESAYEILAKRMEQAVENSVSSQKTKPVKEEPGMFEQVMKSSAGRTFANTLMREGAKAILGMLGLGGRKRR, from the coding sequence ATGGCAGACAAAACAAAATTTATTGAAGAGCTCAGTAAAAGATACACTCCGAGTGGAGATCACATTATATTAGGAAAAGGAATGTTAGACGGTGAAGTTGTTATCGAAGTGAACGTTACCATTCCCCTAAAAACCATTAACAGACACGGCTTAATTGCCGGAGCCACCGGAACCGGAAAAACAAAAACACTTCAGGTATTTGCTGAACAGCTTTCTCACGCGGGAATTCCTTCCTTAGTTTTAGACATTAAAGGAGATTTTTCTGGAATTGCAGAAGCCGGAAAAATGAATCCAATTATCGAGGAACGCTATGCCAAAACTCAGCTTCCTTACAATCCGCAGGCTTTTCCTGTGGAACTGATGAGCATTTCGGGTGAAAAAGGTGTAAAATTACGGGCGACAGTAACAGAATTCGGTCCCATTTTGTTATCTAAAATTTTGGAATTAAACGATACACAGCAAAGCATTATGTCTATCGTTTTTAAATATTGTGATGATAAAGGACTTCCGTTAATTGATCTGAATGATTTAAAGAAAGTTCTTCAATATGTAAGCGATAACCCTCAGGGAAAATCCGAATTAGCAGCAAATTATGGCTCTATTGCTCCTGCTTCTTTAGGAGCAATTCTAAGATCTATTGTTGCTTTAGAACAGCAGGGAGCTTCAGATTTCTTTGGAGAACCCAGTTTCGATGTACACGATTTGCTGGAAACCCGCGATGGAAAAGGCGTGGTAAATATTTTAAGAGTTGCAGACATTCAAAATAAGCCACAACTGTTCTCTACTTTTATGCTTTCACTTTTTGCTGAAATTTACATGACTTTTCCTGAAGAAGGCGACAGTGGAAGACCAAAACTCGTTTTGTTTATCGACGAGGCACATTTAATTTTTGATGAATCTTCTAAAGCGCTGGTTTCTCAAATTGAAACCATGGTAAAACTCATTCGTTCCAAAGGAGTGGGAATTTATTTTATTACTCAAATTCCGGGGGATGTTCCGGAGAATGTACTTTCGCAGTTGGGACTAAAAATTCAGCATGCATTAAGAGGATTTACCGCTAAAGACAAAAAAGAAATTTCGAAAGCGGTAGAAAATTATCCTACAACCGAATTTTACAATGCTTCAGAATTAATTCAGAATCTGGGAATTGGAGAAGCTTTTGTGACTGCTTTAGACGAAAAGGGAATTCCTACGCCACTTGTTCAGACTTACTTAATTTCTCCTGAATCGAGAATGGATGTTTTGAGCGATTCTGAAATTTCAGACTTAACTTCAAAATCGGCTTTGGTTGCTAAATATGAAAACTCTGTAGACCGCGAATCTGCTTACGAAATTTTAGCCAAAAGAATGGAACAGGCAGTAGAAAATTCTGTATCTTCTCAAAAAACAAAACCCGTAAAAGAAGAGCCCGGAATGTTTGAACAAGTCATGAAAAGCAGCGCGGGAAGAACATTTGCAAATACATTAATGCGAGAAGGTGCGAAAGCTATTTTGGGAATGCTTGGTTTAGGAGGAAGAAAAAGAAGATAA
- a CDS encoding 3'-5' exonuclease, translated as MYSIIDIESNGAGFRKECIIDIAIYRYDGHKIVDQFISLVNPESDITPFVQKLTGITPKMVKTAPKFHELAKRVVEITQNTTLVGHNIDFDYRMLRQSFSRLGYDFKINTLDTIPLAKKLIPDEASYSLQKLVKSLGIPLTNAHRADGDARATLELFKLLVSKDTENEIIQKQHEESNAKNYINKIKELTQDLPHEKGFVYFQNSDGKIVLSDYVQDVNKYSKKLFNSKSKKWEKVQNDTEQIHFELTGSDIIAKLMLNSKGIKKREVFPYGLYFRNQKYIVEKNNLNKEEKPILKFKAFTQGMKAVHFINENEEFKTPENLSKKIDFRKRNEIWLGSGKKMGEKLFIVIKNGKPESYGFYELFTQIQTLTKVSKLKIDLPLPASDLISDLQLALLRGDFETLPLPQ; from the coding sequence ATGTATTCAATTATAGATATAGAAAGTAATGGTGCAGGTTTCAGAAAAGAATGCATTATAGATATCGCCATTTATCGTTATGACGGTCACAAAATTGTAGATCAGTTTATTTCTCTGGTAAACCCCGAAAGCGATATTACTCCTTTTGTACAGAAACTTACCGGTATTACGCCCAAAATGGTGAAAACAGCACCGAAATTTCACGAACTGGCAAAAAGAGTGGTAGAAATTACCCAAAATACAACTTTAGTAGGACACAATATTGATTTCGATTACAGAATGTTGCGGCAATCGTTCAGCAGACTCGGCTACGATTTTAAAATCAACACCTTAGATACAATTCCTTTAGCCAAAAAACTGATTCCGGATGAAGCAAGTTATTCTCTTCAAAAGCTGGTAAAATCTTTGGGAATTCCGTTAACCAACGCTCACAGAGCAGATGGCGATGCAAGAGCTACTCTAGAACTTTTTAAACTTCTTGTTTCTAAAGATACAGAAAATGAGATTATACAGAAGCAGCACGAAGAGAGCAACGCAAAGAATTACATCAACAAAATCAAAGAATTAACTCAGGATTTACCTCACGAAAAAGGATTTGTTTATTTTCAGAACAGCGATGGTAAAATTGTTCTTTCCGACTATGTTCAGGATGTTAATAAATATTCCAAAAAACTGTTCAATTCCAAATCCAAAAAATGGGAAAAGGTACAAAATGATACAGAGCAGATTCATTTTGAACTTACAGGCTCTGATATTATTGCAAAACTGATGTTAAATTCTAAAGGAATCAAGAAAAGAGAAGTATTTCCTTATGGTTTATATTTTAGAAATCAGAAATATATTGTAGAAAAAAATAATCTGAATAAAGAAGAAAAACCTATTCTTAAATTCAAGGCTTTTACACAAGGAATGAAGGCAGTGCATTTCATCAACGAGAATGAGGAGTTCAAAACGCCAGAAAATCTTTCAAAAAAAATAGATTTTAGAAAAAGAAATGAAATTTGGCTTGGATCAGGAAAAAAAATGGGAGAAAAACTTTTTATCGTTATTAAAAACGGAAAGCCAGAATCCTATGGTTTTTATGAACTTTTCACCCAAATTCAAACCTTGACTAAAGTTTCTAAACTGAAAATAGATTTACCACTTCCTGCTTCAGATTTAATTAGTGACCTGCAATTGGCTTTGCTTCGTGGTGATTTCGAAACACTTCCGTTACCACAATAA
- the lysA gene encoding diaminopimelate decarboxylase → MNSKDLLKIANEFGTPLYVYDADSIKAQYETLSSSFLKHTKFFYAAKALTNINILKYIKNLGASLDCVSINEVKLGLKAGFTKEKILFTPNCVDLAEIEEAMHHGVHINIDNISILEQFGNKYGNSYPIFVRINPHIYAGGNHKISTGHIDSKFGISIHQMRHIERVMKSTNVNVEGLHMHTGSEIKDPEVFIQALEIMLDLAENFPNLKYLDMGSGFKIPYQESELETDVKTLGKKVEKVLSEYAKTTGRKFELWFEPGKFLVGKSGYLLVKANVIKQTTATVFVGVNSGFNHLIRPMFYDSYHEIENLSNPKGAERIYTVVGNICETDTFAWDRKLNEVREGDILAFHTAGAYGFEMSSNFNSRLKPAEVLFLDGKAHLIRKRDEFEDLLRNQIEVL, encoded by the coding sequence ATGAATTCAAAAGATTTACTTAAGATTGCCAATGAATTTGGCACGCCGTTGTACGTTTACGACGCAGATTCGATTAAAGCTCAATACGAAACACTTTCTTCGTCTTTTCTAAAACACACTAAGTTTTTTTACGCAGCAAAAGCTTTAACCAACATCAACATCTTAAAGTACATCAAAAACCTAGGTGCTTCTTTAGATTGTGTTTCCATTAATGAAGTAAAACTTGGCTTAAAAGCGGGCTTCACCAAAGAAAAAATACTTTTCACTCCCAATTGTGTAGATTTAGCCGAAATTGAAGAAGCAATGCATCATGGAGTGCATATCAATATCGACAACATTTCAATTTTGGAACAGTTTGGGAATAAATACGGAAATTCTTATCCTATTTTTGTGAGAATTAACCCACACATTTATGCGGGAGGAAATCACAAAATCTCTACAGGACATATTGATTCTAAATTCGGAATTTCTATCCACCAGATGCGACACATTGAGCGTGTTATGAAATCTACGAACGTTAATGTTGAAGGTCTTCACATGCACACGGGAAGTGAGATTAAAGATCCTGAAGTTTTCATCCAAGCATTAGAAATCATGCTGGATTTAGCAGAAAATTTCCCAAATTTAAAATATCTGGATATGGGGAGCGGTTTCAAAATTCCTTATCAGGAAAGCGAACTGGAAACCGATGTAAAAACTTTAGGCAAAAAAGTAGAAAAAGTACTTTCGGAATACGCTAAAACTACCGGAAGAAAGTTTGAACTTTGGTTTGAACCGGGAAAATTTTTAGTAGGAAAAAGCGGCTATCTTCTGGTGAAAGCTAATGTAATTAAACAGACTACGGCGACCGTTTTCGTGGGAGTGAATTCGGGATTCAATCACTTAATTCGTCCGATGTTTTACGATTCATATCATGAGATTGAAAACCTTTCTAACCCTAAAGGTGCCGAAAGAATATATACCGTTGTAGGAAATATTTGTGAAACCGACACATTTGCATGGGACAGAAAACTGAATGAAGTAAGAGAAGGCGATATTCTGGCTTTTCACACCGCAGGAGCTTATGGTTTTGAGATGAGTTCTAATTTCAATTCCCGATTAAAGCCTGCTGAAGTTCTATTTTTAGACGGAAAAGCTCATCTTATCCGAAAAAGAGACGAATTTGAAGATTTACTGAGAAATCAGATAGAAGTTTTATAA
- a CDS encoding energy transducer TonB, translating into MKTLTFLFALLTANFAFTQVIDERDDSFIMENNKNLIKIDIKEPFMQVAVKGCNHFEPASFEGGAAAYKEILSKYMYTYLNSDFYTLSGDFTFTLTIDAMGKVVDVTGEPKVLKSEVFFDDMQYIVRRIKKNWKPAMCNGEPVKSEMKLKMNFSSLSADI; encoded by the coding sequence ATGAAAACACTTACCTTTTTATTCGCTTTACTTACGGCAAATTTTGCATTTACTCAGGTAATAGACGAAAGAGACGATTCTTTTATTATGGAAAACAATAAGAATCTCATCAAAATAGATATTAAAGAACCATTTATGCAGGTTGCAGTAAAAGGATGCAACCATTTTGAACCGGCAAGTTTCGAAGGAGGAGCGGCAGCTTACAAAGAAATCCTGTCCAAATACATGTATACTTATCTGAATTCTGATTTTTATACTTTATCCGGAGATTTTACTTTCACATTAACCATTGATGCTATGGGCAAGGTTGTAGATGTTACCGGAGAACCTAAAGTGCTGAAAAGCGAAGTTTTCTTCGATGATATGCAGTATATAGTAAGACGAATTAAGAAAAACTGGAAACCTGCAATGTGCAACGGAGAACCTGTAAAATCTGAAATGAAATTAAAAATGAATTTCTCTTCTTTATCGGCAGATATATAG